In a single window of the Gemmatimonadota bacterium genome:
- a CDS encoding CHAT domain-containing protein: MDFLDFEIHIAPGTGQDYPILVVKSPVGEASGNFHLPFDAPGLENHLKGVEIAVLKSGSVRRDIVMAPDESESVSDFGKKLFGALFVDQVATVFRRSQDAARAQRKGLRVRLRIDAPDLSTLPWEFMYDPSTGDYICLSSETPLVRYLQFDRAPEELTVKPPITILAMVASPKDRPTLDAAREKERMQQATAGLQAAGLLQIEWLEGSTWRDLQTTLRRKDYHIFHFVGHGGFDPAMGEGVLAFTDEAGNSQLLSATEVGRLLGDERTLRLVVLNSCLGAKGNTTDIFSSTSATLVRRGVPAVVAMQYEISDLAAIEFSRSLYEAIADGMPIDASVGEARKAISVSARNSVEWGTPVLHMRSPDGVLFTIDGPTTSQLKATGTYRAPAIVAPPAPPVAAAAPPQQFMTPPASPPPAPPSGGGVWKGVAIGGGIMVAVIIGILYLLARDPATPDTATQWVVQFESADTNHHGGWRRADGSTCVWNSYEDGFNLPYVQVPSPEGETWLVSEAPEEFRKDNGTLDDSAEVHLFFKNSGGEVEAFAGDSGRRTNDIFGRHVNVTPKFGPIPAAGLPACETETPK, translated from the coding sequence ATGGACTTCCTTGATTTCGAGATCCACATCGCGCCGGGAACCGGCCAGGACTATCCCATCCTCGTGGTGAAGTCGCCGGTGGGCGAGGCGAGCGGGAATTTCCATCTCCCGTTTGACGCCCCGGGACTCGAGAACCATCTCAAGGGCGTCGAGATCGCGGTGCTGAAGTCGGGGTCGGTCCGGCGCGACATCGTGATGGCTCCTGACGAGTCCGAATCGGTCAGCGACTTCGGCAAGAAGCTTTTCGGCGCGCTCTTCGTTGATCAGGTCGCGACGGTGTTCCGCCGGAGCCAGGACGCCGCGCGCGCCCAGCGGAAGGGACTACGCGTACGGCTCCGGATCGATGCGCCCGATCTCTCGACGCTGCCGTGGGAGTTCATGTACGACCCCTCCACGGGCGACTACATCTGTCTTTCGTCGGAAACGCCGCTGGTGCGCTATCTCCAGTTCGATCGCGCGCCCGAAGAACTCACCGTCAAGCCGCCGATCACCATTCTCGCGATGGTCGCGAGCCCGAAAGACCGCCCGACGCTCGACGCCGCGCGCGAGAAGGAGCGAATGCAGCAGGCCACGGCCGGCTTGCAGGCCGCGGGGCTGCTGCAGATCGAGTGGCTCGAGGGCTCGACCTGGCGCGACCTGCAGACGACGCTGCGCCGCAAGGACTATCACATCTTCCACTTCGTGGGCCACGGCGGCTTCGATCCGGCGATGGGCGAGGGCGTGCTCGCCTTCACCGACGAGGCCGGCAACTCGCAACTGCTGAGTGCCACCGAAGTCGGCCGCCTCCTCGGCGACGAGCGCACCCTCCGCCTGGTAGTGCTGAACTCCTGCCTCGGCGCCAAGGGGAATACCACCGACATCTTCTCGAGCACTTCGGCCACACTGGTGCGCCGCGGTGTGCCGGCCGTGGTCGCGATGCAGTACGAGATTTCCGACCTCGCCGCGATCGAATTCTCACGTTCGCTCTACGAGGCGATCGCCGATGGGATGCCGATCGACGCGTCGGTCGGCGAGGCACGGAAGGCGATCAGTGTGTCGGCGCGCAATTCGGTCGAGTGGGGGACGCCGGTGCTGCACATGCGTTCGCCCGACGGCGTGCTCTTCACCATCGATGGGCCAACTACGTCGCAGCTCAAGGCGACCGGGACTTATCGCGCCCCGGCGATCGTGGCGCCGCCAGCACCTCCCGTCGCGGCCGCAGCGCCGCCGCAGCAATTCATGACTCCGCCCGCCTCACCGCCGCCGGCACCGCCTTCGGGTGGCGGCGTCTGGAAGGGTGTCGCGATCGGCGGCGGGATCATGGTCGCAGTGATCATCGGGATCCTCTACCTGCTGGCGCGCGACCCGGCCACGCCCGACACCGCGACCCAATGGGTGGTGCAGTTCGAGAGCGCCGACACCAACCATCACGGTGGCTGGCGCCGGGCCGACGGCAGCACCTGCGTCTGGAACAGTTATGAGGACGGCTTCAACCTGCCGTATGTCCAGGTGCCGAGCCCCGAGGGTGAGACCTGGCTGGTAAGCGAGGCGCCGGAGGAGTTCCGCAAGGACAACGGCACCCTCGACGATTCGGCCGAGGTGCATCTCTTCTTCAAGAACAGCGGCGGCGAGGTCGAGGCGTTCGCGGGGGATTCGGGCCGGCGGACCAACGACATCTTCGGCCGGCACGTGAATGTGACGCCGAAGTTCGGGCCGATTCCGGCGGCGGGGTTGCCGGCGTGTGAGACGGAGACGCCGAAGTAG
- a CDS encoding multicopper oxidase family protein has translation MVRWSILLATLILAHPASASATPGSVGDTLKNPPILVNRSTRPRMVELYLTSAKAQMALVPGKPTEVFAFNGTVPGPTIDLREGDSVVVHFTNNLNEPTSVHWHGLHLPADMDGSPLIPVPPGGKKDYRFFIEPNTAGTYWYHPHPDIRTGYQVAKGLYGALIIHAAKDPLPAMPEKLLILADNRFNPDGSINFSAPRTPEAIVDEENGREGKVMLINGQVMPTIKIRSGEVQRWRIINTGAARLYRLSIPGQPFLQVGTDGGLFEKPEEIKELMLSNSERAEILVRGTGAPGSKTIVKNLPYDRYTVQTRPATWNEPHNLLTLAYSSEPRVKPIAIPAVMRVIPALDTMKVSVRRNIVLSQGMINSKMMDMKRVDVRAKLGAYEIWTIENVVGMDHPFHLHGYRFQLLDRNGVPEKVRRWKDTVNVPKHSRLRFIVHFDANPGNWMFHCHILDHEDHGMMGVLQVY, from the coding sequence ATGGTTCGTTGGTCGATCCTGCTGGCTACCCTGATTCTTGCCCATCCGGCCAGTGCTTCGGCCACCCCCGGAAGCGTTGGCGACACCCTCAAGAACCCACCGATCCTGGTCAACCGTTCGACCCGGCCGCGGATGGTGGAGCTCTACCTCACCTCGGCCAAAGCGCAGATGGCGCTGGTGCCGGGGAAGCCGACCGAGGTCTTTGCGTTCAACGGGACGGTGCCGGGGCCGACGATCGACCTGCGCGAAGGCGACAGCGTGGTGGTCCATTTCACCAACAATCTCAATGAACCGACCTCGGTCCACTGGCACGGCCTGCATCTGCCAGCCGATATGGATGGGTCGCCGCTGATTCCGGTGCCGCCGGGCGGGAAGAAGGACTATCGCTTCTTCATCGAGCCGAACACCGCCGGGACCTACTGGTATCACCCGCATCCGGATATCCGCACCGGCTATCAGGTTGCCAAGGGACTCTACGGCGCGCTGATCATCCACGCGGCGAAGGATCCGCTCCCGGCGATGCCGGAGAAGCTGCTGATCCTCGCGGATAATCGCTTCAATCCCGATGGCTCGATCAACTTCTCCGCGCCGCGCACGCCCGAGGCGATCGTCGACGAGGAGAATGGTCGCGAAGGGAAGGTGATGCTGATCAACGGCCAGGTGATGCCGACCATCAAGATCCGCAGCGGCGAAGTGCAGCGCTGGCGGATCATCAACACCGGTGCCGCACGACTCTATCGCCTCAGCATCCCGGGGCAGCCGTTCCTGCAGGTCGGCACCGATGGTGGGCTCTTCGAGAAGCCGGAAGAGATCAAGGAGCTGATGCTCTCCAACAGTGAGCGGGCCGAGATTCTGGTGCGCGGCACTGGCGCACCGGGAAGCAAGACGATCGTGAAGAACCTGCCGTATGATCGCTACACGGTGCAGACGCGCCCGGCGACGTGGAATGAACCGCACAACCTGCTCACGCTCGCCTACAGCAGCGAGCCGCGGGTGAAGCCGATCGCGATTCCGGCGGTGATGCGGGTGATTCCTGCGCTCGACACGATGAAGGTGTCGGTCCGGCGGAACATCGTGCTGTCGCAGGGGATGATCAACAGCAAGATGATGGATATGAAGCGGGTCGATGTGCGCGCGAAGCTTGGCGCCTATGAAATCTGGACCATCGAAAATGTGGTGGGAATGGATCATCCCTTCCACCTGCACGGCTATCGCTTTCAGCTGCTCGACCGGAACGGCGTGCCGGAGAAGGTGCGCCGCTGGAAGGACACGGTGAACGTGCCCAAGCATTCGCGGCTTCGCTTCATCGTGCACTTCGACGCCAATCCGGGCAACTGGATGTTTCACTGCCATATCCTCGACCACGAGGATCACGGCATGATGGGGGTCCTGCAGGTTTACTGA
- a CDS encoding acetyl-CoA hydrolase/transferase C-terminal domain-containing protein, whose translation MNVLTDWTSRAGSSDDVVASIRSGMNVFIHGGSATPTPLIEALARRTDLENVTLYHLHTEGPAPFAAAEHQGRFRSVSLFVGGPLRSAVQAGVADYIPVFLSDIPALFTSGRIRLDAALLQLSPPDAHGYCSLGTSVDCAKAAADVAPLLLCEINRRMPRTHGNSFIPLDRVARYCATGHQLHQHAPSPESEAEARIGDLVAGLVEDRSCLQIGIGGIPDAVLRRLGEKHDLGVHTEMFTDGLVALAQAGVITNRYKNVHPGRTVTSFVIGTDRVFDYVDDNPLVEFHPCDHTNDTARIRRNDRVVAINSALQVDLTGQVCADSLGHRIYSGIGGQMDFMRGAALSRGGKAILAFTATAANGTISRIVSELNPGAGVVTTRGHVHWIVTEFGAVDLHGLPLRERGEALVSIAHPDFREGLRAELRGIRHF comes from the coding sequence GTGAACGTTCTCACCGACTGGACATCCCGCGCTGGATCGAGCGACGACGTGGTCGCTTCGATCCGGAGCGGGATGAACGTTTTCATCCACGGCGGCTCGGCGACGCCGACGCCGCTGATCGAGGCGCTGGCGCGACGCACCGATCTCGAGAATGTGACGCTCTACCATCTGCACACCGAAGGACCGGCGCCGTTCGCGGCGGCCGAGCATCAAGGGCGCTTCCGGTCGGTGTCGCTCTTTGTGGGTGGCCCGCTGCGATCCGCCGTGCAGGCCGGCGTTGCCGACTACATCCCGGTCTTCCTCTCTGACATTCCGGCGCTCTTCACTTCCGGGCGGATCCGGCTCGACGCCGCGCTGTTGCAGCTCTCGCCGCCCGATGCGCACGGCTACTGCTCGCTCGGTACCTCGGTGGATTGCGCGAAGGCCGCGGCCGACGTCGCGCCGCTGCTGCTCTGCGAGATCAATCGGCGGATGCCGCGCACGCACGGCAATTCGTTCATCCCGCTCGATCGGGTGGCGCGCTACTGCGCGACCGGCCACCAGCTCCATCAGCACGCGCCGTCGCCGGAGAGCGAGGCAGAGGCACGCATCGGTGATCTGGTGGCCGGGCTGGTGGAGGATCGCTCCTGCCTGCAGATCGGCATCGGCGGCATTCCCGACGCCGTGCTCCGCCGGCTGGGCGAGAAGCACGACCTGGGGGTGCACACCGAGATGTTCACCGATGGCCTCGTGGCGCTGGCTCAGGCCGGCGTCATCACCAATCGCTACAAGAATGTCCATCCAGGGCGGACGGTGACGAGCTTCGTGATCGGTACCGACCGGGTCTTCGACTATGTCGACGACAATCCGCTGGTCGAATTCCATCCCTGCGATCACACCAACGACACCGCAAGGATCCGGCGCAACGATCGCGTCGTGGCGATCAACTCCGCCTTGCAGGTCGACCTCACCGGCCAGGTCTGCGCCGACTCGCTCGGCCACCGGATCTATTCAGGGATTGGCGGCCAGATGGACTTCATGCGTGGGGCCGCTCTTTCGCGCGGAGGCAAGGCGATCCTCGCCTTCACGGCGACGGCGGCGAACGGCACGATTTCGCGGATCGTGTCGGAACTCAACCCTGGCGCCGGGGTCGTCACCACGCGCGGGCATGTACACTGGATCGTGACCGAGTTCGGTGCAGTGGACCTGCACGGCCTGCCGTTGCGGGAGCGGGGGGAGGCGCTGGTCAGTATTGCGCATCCGGATTTTCGGGAGGGGCTGAGAGCTGAGCTGAGGGGGATTCGGCATTTTTAG
- a CDS encoding EAL domain-containing protein yields the protein MMRFLDGTATARGAPLILVVDDDSTTRMLLRESLEAGGFRVEEATDGERAVERFADVLPDVVLLDVVMPGLDGFETCRMLRTLPNGIGARVPIVMTTGLDDIESVNRAYEAGATDFITKPIVWPILAHRVRYILRAAQGSDALLRSEERLAEAQEMALLGYWDWSLADGVVQRSDALLRMLGVSRAEFARDSKAMFARLDRDDAQSLVVAHEGATQYGEPFSLEVRWQHPDGAVRILHEQGAVDRDATGKPVRIHGTTQDITARRAAEDRVRQLALYDPLTSLPNRRFFNEQLALSLAHAKRLTAPYGVLVLNLDRFKRINESFGRGAGDDVLHEVALRLERALRLPEFRAQVAGAAASVNLARHGGDEFTIGLAGLAEGADAARVAERLLELIATPMMVEGQETVLHASIGIAIYPTDGEDADALLMNADSAMHLAKREGKNTYRFYSPAIHARSSEKLGMENGLRKALERDELVLYYQPKSCAITGEITGVEALIRWDHPQLGMVGPGEFIPVAEEAGLIVQIGEWALHTACAQLAEWRAAGFNNLTMAVNMASPNFAHAGFVGVVRAAVAAAGIPPERLEIELTESAIIRDVEATIPMLRALTATGVRLAVDDFGTGYSSLAYLSQFPIDGLKIDRTFVREVATRPEAAAIAKAIIAMGRSLGVEVIAEGIEDEDQASFLRDAGCHTMQGYFFGRPMSAANIESRLLAGMAAVGA from the coding sequence ATGATGCGCTTTCTTGATGGCACTGCCACGGCGCGAGGCGCACCGCTCATTCTGGTCGTCGACGATGACAGCACCACCCGGATGCTGCTGCGGGAATCCCTCGAGGCCGGCGGCTTCCGGGTCGAGGAAGCCACCGACGGCGAACGGGCAGTCGAGCGATTCGCAGATGTCCTCCCCGATGTCGTACTGCTCGATGTCGTGATGCCTGGGCTCGACGGCTTCGAGACCTGCCGGATGCTGCGCACTCTCCCCAACGGCATCGGGGCCCGGGTCCCGATCGTGATGACCACCGGCCTCGACGATATCGAGTCGGTGAATCGCGCCTACGAGGCCGGTGCGACCGACTTCATCACCAAGCCGATCGTCTGGCCCATTCTGGCGCACCGGGTCCGCTACATCCTCCGTGCGGCGCAGGGCTCTGATGCCTTGCTCCGCAGCGAAGAGCGACTCGCCGAGGCGCAGGAGATGGCGCTGCTGGGGTACTGGGACTGGTCGCTCGCCGATGGCGTCGTCCAGCGCTCCGATGCACTGCTCCGCATGCTCGGTGTCTCACGCGCGGAATTCGCGCGTGACAGCAAGGCGATGTTCGCCCGCCTCGATCGCGACGACGCCCAATCACTGGTAGTGGCCCACGAAGGCGCCACGCAATACGGCGAACCGTTTTCGCTCGAGGTCCGCTGGCAGCACCCGGACGGCGCCGTGAGGATCCTGCATGAACAAGGCGCCGTCGACCGCGACGCTACGGGCAAACCGGTGCGCATCCACGGCACCACGCAGGATATCACCGCGCGACGTGCCGCCGAGGATCGGGTCCGCCAACTGGCGCTGTATGACCCGCTCACGTCACTCCCGAATCGCCGCTTCTTCAACGAGCAGCTCGCGCTCTCGCTCGCCCACGCGAAGCGGCTTACTGCGCCGTATGGCGTACTCGTCCTCAACCTCGATCGCTTCAAGCGGATCAACGAATCATTCGGGCGGGGAGCGGGTGATGATGTGCTGCACGAAGTCGCACTCCGACTCGAACGGGCACTCCGCCTCCCGGAATTCCGCGCGCAAGTGGCCGGCGCGGCTGCGAGCGTCAACCTCGCGCGCCACGGCGGTGACGAATTCACGATCGGCCTCGCTGGGCTCGCCGAAGGCGCCGACGCAGCGCGTGTCGCCGAACGGCTGCTTGAGCTGATCGCGACGCCGATGATGGTCGAGGGCCAGGAGACCGTGCTGCACGCGAGCATCGGGATCGCGATCTATCCGACCGACGGCGAAGACGCCGACGCACTGCTGATGAACGCCGACAGTGCGATGCATCTCGCGAAGCGCGAAGGGAAGAACACCTACCGCTTCTACTCCCCCGCGATCCACGCGCGCTCTTCCGAGAAGCTCGGCATGGAGAACGGCCTGCGGAAGGCGCTCGAGCGCGACGAGCTAGTGCTCTACTACCAGCCCAAGTCGTGCGCGATCACCGGCGAGATCACCGGCGTCGAGGCGCTGATCCGCTGGGATCACCCGCAATTGGGGATGGTCGGCCCGGGTGAGTTCATTCCCGTGGCCGAAGAAGCTGGGCTGATAGTCCAGATCGGCGAATGGGCACTGCACACAGCCTGCGCCCAGCTCGCCGAATGGCGTGCCGCCGGATTCAACAACCTCACCATGGCCGTGAACATGGCGAGCCCGAACTTCGCCCACGCCGGCTTCGTCGGCGTCGTGCGCGCGGCAGTCGCTGCGGCCGGAATTCCCCCCGAGCGACTCGAGATCGAACTCACCGAGAGCGCCATCATCCGCGACGTCGAAGCCACCATCCCGATGCTGCGCGCCCTCACCGCCACGGGAGTCCGTCTCGCTGTCGACGACTTTGGCACCGGCTACTCCTCACTGGCGTATCTGTCGCAGTTCCCGATCGACGGCCTCAAGATCGACCGCACCTTCGTCCGCGAAGTCGCCACGCGACCCGAAGCCGCGGCGATCGCCAAGGCGATCATCGCGATGGGTCGCTCTCTCGGCGTCGAAGTCATCGCCGAAGGAATCGAGGACGAAGACCAGGCGTCCTTCCTCCGCGACGCCGGCTGCCACACGATGCAGGGCTACTTCTTCGGTCGGCCGATGTCGGCGGCGAATATCGAAAGCCGGCTGCTGGCCGGGATGGCGGCGGTGGGGGCGTAG
- a CDS encoding response regulator, whose protein sequence is MMHKLLARQLRRSLGIRDSDHLEAVLGALASVSEGLPPDSAKVLLGLRALLDQVDDAYVQSDRDLELRTRSLDLSSAELMQANKRLAGEAAAERRAMRTLRETVDRLATRPDITPLHETATHAGEDDLEIVAAQVARLVEEREATQEHLRQSESRFRSLTELSSDWYWEQDDHFRFTQMSVGVRGASGIDPIGAIGKTPIELMSSEGSETDWTEHKNNLRARRPFREVILQHRNEQGDLRYLEISGEPVFAANGTWTGYRGIGRDITDTVRARAALEAAKEQAEAANVAKSQFLANMSHEIRTPMNGVLGMTELLLDTALDDEQRRYASNVHKSADSLLEIINDILDISKLEAGKMRIACAEFDLRAMAEDVVEILAGRGHAKGLEIVCRIDDRIPARVIGDPDRIRQVFTNLVGNAIKFTEAGEVLIEVGPSAVANDPRVLEFSVRDSGIGISPENIGQLFTAFSQADGSMSRRFGGTGLGLAISRELVTMMRGEIGVESTIGEGSRFWFTLALPPVEQEAPPASREIDLSGYTVMVLEPNRSAREALVQQLESWRMVVTAVGDCHEAFNADRRFDLLLVAHALPSGSGAEFSAAMHSRDGDAAPPMLLLAPLNGGNLERTATEAGFSGFLAKPVRGRELRRSITRVLRLENADCESCDENARQNPALRTGKVLLVEDNSVNQVIASAMLGMMGFTVELARDGLEGVAQFTAGQFALVLMDCQMPGLDGFGATQQIRAVEASDNRSRTPIIALTANAMEGDREHCLSVGMDDYLAKPFTSAQLGEVIGRWVGHVMPAAPVPTPVVPPPAAKVEPAAVTLDPGPLNHIRALQRPGSPSLIARVIQAYLDDAPKLAREIHEAVTTADPVRLARAAHTLKSASANVGARATAERCKGVEDLARKGELIAATDVRDLTMGLSASIEALNLELEGCGA, encoded by the coding sequence ATGATGCACAAACTCCTGGCCCGCCAGCTCCGACGCTCCCTCGGGATTCGCGACAGCGATCATCTCGAGGCAGTCCTCGGCGCACTGGCGTCCGTCAGTGAGGGTTTGCCGCCAGATAGCGCCAAGGTGCTTCTCGGACTGCGCGCGCTCCTCGATCAGGTCGATGATGCCTACGTCCAGAGCGACCGCGACCTCGAGTTGCGCACCCGGAGTCTCGATCTCAGCTCGGCCGAACTGATGCAGGCCAACAAGCGCCTCGCCGGTGAAGCCGCCGCCGAGCGCCGTGCCATGCGCACCCTGCGCGAGACCGTCGATCGCCTCGCGACCCGACCCGACATCACGCCGCTCCACGAGACTGCGACGCACGCCGGCGAAGACGACCTCGAAATCGTCGCTGCACAGGTCGCTCGGCTCGTCGAGGAGCGCGAAGCGACCCAGGAGCACCTGCGACAGAGCGAATCACGCTTCCGTTCGCTGACCGAACTCTCGTCCGACTGGTACTGGGAGCAGGACGATCACTTCCGCTTTACCCAGATGTCGGTTGGTGTCCGTGGTGCCAGCGGCATCGACCCCATCGGCGCGATCGGCAAGACACCCATCGAACTGATGTCGAGCGAAGGGAGCGAGACTGACTGGACCGAGCACAAGAACAACCTCCGCGCGCGCCGGCCGTTCCGCGAAGTGATCCTGCAGCATCGCAACGAGCAGGGCGACCTGCGATATCTCGAGATCAGTGGCGAGCCGGTCTTTGCGGCCAACGGCACCTGGACCGGGTATCGCGGCATCGGACGCGACATCACTGACACCGTCCGCGCACGCGCGGCGCTCGAAGCCGCCAAGGAACAGGCCGAAGCCGCGAACGTGGCGAAGTCACAGTTCCTCGCCAACATGAGCCACGAGATCCGTACGCCGATGAACGGCGTGCTCGGGATGACCGAACTTCTCCTCGATACCGCCCTCGACGACGAACAACGCCGCTACGCCAGCAATGTCCACAAGTCGGCCGACTCGCTGCTCGAGATCATCAACGACATCCTCGACATATCGAAGCTCGAGGCCGGCAAGATGCGGATCGCCTGCGCCGAATTCGATCTGCGCGCGATGGCCGAAGATGTGGTCGAAATTCTCGCAGGGCGTGGCCATGCCAAGGGGCTCGAGATCGTCTGCCGGATCGACGATCGGATTCCCGCTCGCGTCATCGGCGATCCCGACCGCATTCGACAGGTCTTCACCAACCTGGTCGGTAACGCCATCAAGTTCACCGAGGCCGGTGAAGTGCTCATTGAAGTGGGGCCCTCAGCCGTCGCCAATGATCCGCGGGTGCTCGAGTTCTCCGTTCGCGATAGCGGCATCGGAATTTCACCCGAGAACATCGGCCAGCTTTTCACCGCCTTCTCGCAGGCCGATGGCTCGATGTCGCGCCGCTTTGGCGGCACCGGCCTCGGCCTCGCGATCTCCCGCGAGCTGGTGACAATGATGCGCGGCGAGATTGGCGTCGAGAGCACCATCGGCGAGGGCTCCCGCTTCTGGTTCACGCTGGCGTTGCCGCCGGTGGAACAGGAGGCGCCGCCTGCCTCGCGAGAGATCGACCTGTCCGGCTATACCGTGATGGTACTCGAACCCAACCGGTCGGCCCGCGAGGCGCTGGTTCAGCAGCTCGAGAGCTGGCGGATGGTGGTGACCGCGGTGGGCGATTGCCACGAAGCCTTTAACGCCGATCGCCGCTTCGATCTCCTCCTCGTCGCCCACGCCTTGCCCTCCGGGAGCGGCGCCGAGTTCTCCGCGGCGATGCATAGTCGCGACGGCGACGCGGCCCCGCCGATGCTTCTGTTGGCCCCGCTCAACGGCGGCAACCTCGAGCGCACTGCGACCGAGGCCGGCTTCAGTGGTTTCCTCGCCAAGCCCGTGCGTGGCCGCGAACTGCGTCGGTCCATCACCCGCGTGCTCCGGCTCGAGAATGCCGACTGCGAGAGCTGCGACGAGAACGCCCGGCAGAACCCGGCGCTGCGTACCGGGAAGGTGCTCCTCGTCGAAGACAACTCGGTGAACCAGGTGATCGCCTCGGCGATGCTGGGGATGATGGGCTTCACTGTCGAATTGGCGCGTGACGGCCTCGAAGGGGTCGCGCAGTTCACGGCAGGCCAGTTCGCCCTGGTGCTGATGGACTGCCAGATGCCGGGCCTGGATGGCTTTGGGGCGACCCAGCAGATCCGCGCGGTCGAAGCGTCCGACAATCGCTCCCGTACGCCGATCATCGCGCTCACGGCCAATGCGATGGAAGGCGACCGCGAACACTGCCTCAGCGTCGGGATGGATGACTATCTCGCCAAGCCTTTTACCTCGGCGCAGCTGGGTGAAGTCATCGGACGGTGGGTCGGGCACGTGATGCCTGCGGCGCCAGTCCCGACGCCGGTAGTTCCGCCACCTGCCGCGAAAGTTGAACCAGCCGCGGTCACCCTGGATCCAGGCCCGCTCAATCATATCCGTGCGCTCCAGCGCCCCGGATCACCGAGTCTCATTGCCCGAGTGATCCAGGCCTATCTCGACGATGCTCCGAAGCTTGCCCGTGAAATTCACGAGGCAGTCACCACGGCCGATCCGGTCCGGCTCGCCCGAGCTGCCCATACGCTCAAGTCGGCGAGCGCCAACGTCGGCGCGCGCGCGACCGCGGAACGCTGCAAGGGTGTCGAAGATCTTGCCCGCAAGGGTGAGCTGATCGCCGCAACCGATGTCCGGGATCTCACCATGGGGCTCAGTGCCTCCATCGAAGCACTCAACCTCGAACTCGAAGGATGTGGCGCATGA
- a CDS encoding FIST N-terminal domain-containing protein, producing MEIKQVTLAAPFLATAELEPLVSIAPHLVLVFAPTEAFTDPAFVAHLKQTFPNSHRVGCSDAGQISNAGVTVGRASITAVHFDRPNLRVACATAPDMASSRNAGVALGRELSRGDLTAVLLLGPGFDLNGSALIEGLAEAVGPEVILTGGLAGDDGRFEETWTYCGDTASPRNVVGVGFYGDSVTVSHGSFGGWAPFGTARKVTRCDGNILYELDGVPALEVYRRYLGEYAAGLPGTGLLFPFSMLSDEHDDLGLIRTILGIDESTGALILAGAVVQDGYLRLMHASTNALVDGAEMAAKAAMSLNNAPGDGLAIMVSCVGRRLMMGGRVEEEFEAVAAVFGEEATLAGFYSNGEFAPILGTCTGVLHNQTMTIAYLHD from the coding sequence GTGGAGATCAAACAGGTCACCCTGGCCGCTCCCTTTCTGGCGACCGCCGAACTCGAACCGCTCGTCAGCATCGCGCCACATCTGGTCCTCGTCTTCGCGCCGACGGAAGCGTTCACCGACCCGGCCTTCGTGGCGCACCTCAAACAGACCTTCCCCAACTCGCATCGCGTCGGCTGTAGCGACGCCGGACAGATCAGCAACGCGGGCGTCACCGTCGGTCGGGCGAGCATTACCGCGGTCCATTTCGACCGCCCCAATCTTCGCGTCGCCTGCGCCACGGCCCCCGATATGGCCTCGTCGCGCAATGCCGGCGTCGCGCTGGGCCGGGAGCTGAGCCGCGGCGACCTCACCGCCGTCCTCCTCCTCGGGCCCGGCTTCGACCTCAACGGCAGCGCCCTGATCGAAGGGCTCGCCGAAGCGGTCGGCCCCGAAGTGATTCTCACCGGCGGGCTCGCCGGTGACGATGGCCGGTTCGAGGAAACTTGGACCTACTGCGGCGATACCGCCTCGCCCCGGAACGTGGTCGGCGTCGGCTTCTACGGCGATAGCGTCACCGTTTCCCACGGCTCCTTCGGGGGCTGGGCCCCCTTCGGCACTGCGCGCAAGGTGACCCGCTGCGATGGCAACATCCTCTACGAGCTCGATGGCGTCCCCGCCCTCGAGGTCTATCGCCGCTATCTCGGCGAGTATGCCGCCGGACTCCCCGGCACCGGCCTCCTCTTTCCGTTCTCGATGCTCAGCGACGAGCACGACGACCTCGGCCTCATCCGCACCATCCTCGGCATCGACGAGAGCACCGGCGCCCTGATTCTCGCCGGTGCCGTGGTCCAGGACGGTTACCTCCGCCTGATGCACGCGAGCACGAACGCACTGGTCGACGGCGCCGAGATGGCGGCGAAGGCCGCGATGTCGCTCAACAACGCCCCGGGTGATGGGCTTGCGATCATGGTGAGCTGTGTCGGCCGACGGCTGATGATGGGCGGGAGGGTCGAGGAAGAGTTCGAAGCAGTCGCGGCCGTCTTCGGCGAAGAGGCGACCCTCGCCGGATTCTACTCCAATGGGGAATTCGCGCCGATCCTGGGTACCTGCACCGGCGTGCTCCACAATCAGACGATGACGATCGCGTACTTGCACGACTGA
- a CDS encoding heavy metal-binding domain-containing protein yields MTTTGFDIPGYIITNNLGVVRGVVVRSRSVIGTFGAGLQTIFGGNISIFTELAERARQQAFDTMLQQAHVAGANAVIGIRYDANEMMKGVTEVLCYGTAVIVQAE; encoded by the coding sequence ATGACCACCACCGGCTTCGACATCCCGGGCTACATCATCACCAACAACCTCGGCGTCGTCCGTGGCGTCGTGGTGCGCTCGCGTTCCGTGATCGGCACCTTCGGCGCCGGGCTGCAGACCATCTTCGGCGGCAACATCTCGATCTTCACCGAACTCGCCGAACGCGCCCGTCAGCAAGCCTTCGACACGATGCTGCAACAGGCGCACGTCGCCGGCGCCAATGCCGTCATCGGTATTCGTTATGACGCGAATGAAATGATGAAGGGCGTGACGGAAGTGTTGTGCTACGGGACCGCCGTGATTGTGCAGGCAGAATAG